In Phycodurus eques isolate BA_2022a chromosome 23, UOR_Pequ_1.1, whole genome shotgun sequence, a genomic segment contains:
- the alpk1 gene encoding alpha-protein kinase 1 isoform X1: MCFSFALADLLSFYCKNAARMRVCSARQPGPLLRLCTAAPRSRLLVASRAAAAFGMGSQEVVELLGKCLRAAAAAAAEAAETAETSTDVDRHNYCSVRDSLCAELALLLQEASEMRWPFVPERWQFQQAVGSRDKSNLNELVGQHLPQLLNVLEAAIVARDARAAFAVIFLLDRFLYWTDESGSLLKISKLLHKRYRGAPVAPQLLIRQARVYLSSGKLQKAEHILSHLIANSGNAGCWVYRSESDRALVQAVSLQVRGTVLQKLGLWAEAAELVWASLVGYNALPRPDKKGIGTSLGILANILLSMNDEDFRAFKTIPNVDLSLLGDASHRLLSAAKAAAMAVVYSQYTSLYVLTNATAQGTCLLSYSFSAACLPAKRTFFLLQAKEAFEVGLLAKAQGEVVPSKQELHTFIKAAYSLVVTRKWLDGPSEAVTRSTRACQEALARFYDYCHADAHDRGSFCAEIMGSMARVKLELHVEPFVNSDSRSFIPDSFRNMSGALADFTLDDFSRVLHRLQKYHMSLCKTANATCKAGKEVVDGARMCITAFGTTEDVFNAECITEACGLSRDAPSDVSRLSEPRSNVANANSLGSSWKKSSLSSSASGRCAVDSPTIRRSPRLATRLSSSASHSSDKFEIVEAEIPTVGSDTPDGDHGPTDPPAGALPRSLSRLILRSSSLSNSFESESSWENISRTSRSAGSCQSSKSSESSGSFFLMKTQDCQTSDPEYDTASGWEFLCKPKALESPNVDSGSCSTTEPSTENSRGTPDELTLGPQTLNPRCDSCLESNTPAGVAPARQYLLSREDYRSLLAGVCHGCLLKRLSSDKAKFKLEHYSTAHDALHLKFSKASGLWTARETCAYIGQSMGLHGTHRTAIWVQFLHQEERLSSYVAKDYRKPTQIQFHLRDVERQMTAQYYVTEFNKRLYDKEVMAQMFFLPSEALLILDGDEIAGCVTVEPYMLGQFVKLTNNIRKKNEELPATEYGLAFGHFTYLHSNCQDVVVDLQGWVTANGKGLTYLTDPQIHSARAPRGPSNLAQSGIDSFLREQHGPQCNKATQNEQLWAFARYLYDALGHRIRLQEIGFYQNKSFTYDALLLYREALMYEINHQEHTCKKRALRVDFHPMAVPRNASLLGQAVVGSSSSPGQGLLVNTWTGKLPDNAPYIVTVTEFGCIPVSTTYKTLPFGWMVTSFFNNVIGISDPNQLNPPDFCQDALHEEPVDFFSLFRVK, from the exons ATGTGCTTTTCATTTGCCTTGGCGGATCTCCTTTCCTTTTACTGCAAAAACGCAGCGAGGATGCGCGTCTGCTCCGCACGCCAGCCAGGTCCTCTCCTCCGGCTGTGCACTGCAGCTCCACGGTCCCGCCTCTTGGTGGCGTCACGAGCGGCCGCTGCATTTGG AATGGGCAGCCAGGAAGTCGTCGAGTTGCTCGGGAAGTGCCtcagggcggcggcggcggcggcagcagaAGCAGCAGAAACAGCAGAAACCTCCACTGACGTCGACAGGCACAACTACTGCAGTGTCAGAG ATTCCCTGTGCGCGGAGCTGGCTTTGCTTCTGCAGGAGGCCTCGGAAATGAGGTGGCCCTTCGTGCCCGAGAGGTGGCAGTTCCAGCAGGCCGTCGGCTCCCGAGACAAAAGCAACCTGAACGAGCTCGTGGGCCAGCACCTACCGCAGCTCCTG AACGTCCTGGAGGCCGCCATCGTGGCCCGGGACGCGCGCGCGGCGTTCGCTGTGATATTTTTGCTGGACCGCTTCCTCTACTGGACAGACGAGTCCGGCTCGCTGTTGAAAATCAGCAAGCTGCTTCACAAGCGCTACCGAGGCGCCCCCGTGGCCCCTCAGCTGCTCATACGACAGGCCCGGGTGTACCTCAGCTCAG GCAAACTGCAGAAGGCCGAGCACATACTGAGCCATCTTATTGCCAACAGCGGCAACGCAG GATGTTGGGTGTACCGCTCAGAAAGTGACCGTGCTCTCGTGCAGGCTGTTAGTCTGCAAGTGCGCGGAACGGTTTTGCAAAAACTAG GTCTGTGGGCGGAGGCCGCGGAGCTCGTCTGGGCTTCTCTGGTCGGTTACAACGCGCTGCCTCGACCGGATAAAAAG GGCATCGGAACCTCTCTCGGCATCCTAGCTAACATACTGCTGTCCATGAACGATGAGGACTTCCGTGCTTTCAAGACGATCCCAAACGTTGATTTA TCTTTGCTCGGCGACGCATCCCACCGTCTTCTGTCCGCAGCCAAGGCAGCCGCAATGGCGGTGGTCTACAGCCAGTACACGTCACTCTATGTGCTGACCAATGCG ACAGCCCAAGGGACCTGCTTGCTGTCGTACAGTTTCTCTGCGGCGTGTCTCCCCGCAAAGAGGACCTTCTTCCTGCTACAGGCCAAGGAGGCGTTCGAAGTGGGCCTCCTCGCCAAAGCTCAGGGCGAGGTGGTCCCCAGCAAGCAGGAGCTGCACACCTTCATCAAGGCGGCTTATTCGCTCGTTGTCACTCGCAAATGGCTCGACGGACCTTCTGAGGCCGTGACGCGGTCAACGCGGGCTTGCCAAGAGGCTTTGGCTCGCTTTTACGATTACTGCCACGCGGACGCCCACGACAGAGGAAGCTTCTGCGCGGAAATCATGGGGTCGATGGCTCGAGTCAAGCTGGAGTTGCACGTGGAGCCATTCGTCAATTCCGACAGCCGCTCTTTTATCCCCGATAGCTTCAGAAACATGAGTGGCGCGTTGGCTGATTTCACTTTGGATGACTTCTCCAGGGTGCTGCACAGACTTCAGAAGTATCACATGTCGCTGTGTAAGACCGCAAACGCAACATGTAAGGCCGGGAAAGAGGTAGTGGACGGCGCGAGGATGTGCATTACGGCGTTTGGGACAACGGAGGACGTTTTTAACGCCGAATGCATCACAGAGGCCTGCGGACTTTCAAGGGACGCACCGTCGGATGTTTCTCGACTGTCTGAGCCCCGCAGCAACGTCGCGAATGCAAACAGTCTCGGCTCTTCCTGGAAGAAATCCTCCTTGAGTAGTTCTGCGTCAGGGAGGTGTGCCGTCGACAGCCCCACAATCCGGAGATCACCAAGACTTGCCACCCGCTTGTCTTCCAGTGCAAGTCACAGTTCTGACAAGTTTGAAATAGTAGAAGCTGAAATACCAACCGTGGGCTCCGATACCCCCGATGGTGACCACGGTCCAACGGACCCACCGGCGGGCGCACTGCCGCGGTCCTTATCCCGGCTGATACTGCGATCGAGCTCTCTCAGCAACAGTTTTGAGTCAGAGTCATCGTGGGAAAACATCTCGAGAACATCCAGGTCTGCAGGAAGCTGCCAGAGCAGCAAATCATCTGAGTCCAGCGGGAGCTTCTTTCTCATGAAAACGCAAGATTGCCAAACCAGTGATCCAGAGTATGACACTGCTTCTGGGTGGGAATTCTTGTGCAAGCCCAAAGCGCTGGAGAGCCCTAATGTAGACTCTGGGAGCTGCAGCACCACTGAACCCTCGACAGAAAATTCCCGCGGGACACCAGACGAGTTGACGCTCGGTCCTCAAACGTTGAACCCTCGGTGCGACAGCTGCCTCGAGAGCAACACCCCGGCTGGTGTTGCTCCGGCGAGGCAGTATTTGTTGTCCCGGGAGGACTACCGCAGCCTCCTGGCCGGGGTTTGCCACGGCTGTCTGCTGAAGAGACTGAGCAGCGACAAGGCGAAGTTCAAACTTGAGCACTACAGCACGGCCCACG ATGCGCTACATTTAAAGTTCTCCAAAGCCTCAGGACTGTGGACAGCGAGGGAGACCTGTGCCTATATTGGCCAATCAATGGGCTTGCACGGCACCCACAGAACCGCCATCTGGGTCCAGTTCTTACACCAGGAGGAAAGGCTGAGCAG TTACGTCGCCAAAGACTACCGGAAGCCAACGCAGATCCAGTTTCACCTGAGAGATGTGGAGAGGCAGATGACGGCCCAGTATTACGTGACAGAATTCAACAAGAGGCTCTATGACAAGGAGGTCATGGCCCAGATGTTCTTCCTGCCCTCGGAGGCGCTCTTG ATTTTGGATGGAGATGAGATCGCGGGCTGCGTCACTGTGGAGCCCTACATGCTTGGCCAATTTGTCAAACTCACCAACAACATCAGAAAGAAGAACGAAGAGCTCCCTGCGACGGAGTACGGCCTGGCCTTCGGACATTTCACCTACCTGCACTCCAACTGCCAGGACGTCGTCGTGGACTTGCAag GGTGGGTGACGGCCAATGGCAAAGGGCTGACTTACCTCACGGACCCCCAGATACACTCCGCGAGAGCCCCGCGCGGCCCGTCCAACCTCGCTCAGAGCGGAATCGATTCCTTCCTGCGGGAGCAACACGGACCGCAGTGCAACAAG GCCACACAGAACGAGCAGCTCTGGGCTTTCGCCCGCTACCTGTACGACGCGCTGGGACACAGGATAAGGCTCCAGGAGATTGGATTTTACCAGAATAAGTCTTTTACCTATGATGCTCTTCTTCTCTATAGAGAG GCCCTCATGTACGAGATTAACCATCAGGAACACACGTGCAAGAAAAGAGCCCTGCGGGTAGACTTCCACCCGATGGCGGTCCCCAGAAACGCTTCTCTTTTGGGCCAGGCCGTCGTGGGGAGTTCCTCGAGCCCGGGTCAGGGTCTTCTCGTCAACACGTGGACGGGCAAGCTTCCTGACAACG CGCCCTACATCGTCACGGTCACTGAATTCGGATGCATTCCTGTCTCCACAACCTACAAAACTCTGCCGTTCGGTTGGATGGTGACGAG CTTCTTCAACAACGTCATTGGCATTTCCGACCCCAATCAGCTCAATCCTCCTGACTTCTGCCAAGACGCGCTGCACGAGGAGCCGGTCGACTTCTTTAGCTTGTTCCGTGTGAAATGA
- the alpk1 gene encoding alpha-protein kinase 1 isoform X2, which translates to MQKSALNRKVKENLKACQVRMGSQEVVELLGKCLRAAAAAAAEAAETAETSTDVDRHNYCSVRDSLCAELALLLQEASEMRWPFVPERWQFQQAVGSRDKSNLNELVGQHLPQLLNVLEAAIVARDARAAFAVIFLLDRFLYWTDESGSLLKISKLLHKRYRGAPVAPQLLIRQARVYLSSGKLQKAEHILSHLIANSGNAGCWVYRSESDRALVQAVSLQVRGTVLQKLGLWAEAAELVWASLVGYNALPRPDKKGIGTSLGILANILLSMNDEDFRAFKTIPNVDLSLLGDASHRLLSAAKAAAMAVVYSQYTSLYVLTNATAQGTCLLSYSFSAACLPAKRTFFLLQAKEAFEVGLLAKAQGEVVPSKQELHTFIKAAYSLVVTRKWLDGPSEAVTRSTRACQEALARFYDYCHADAHDRGSFCAEIMGSMARVKLELHVEPFVNSDSRSFIPDSFRNMSGALADFTLDDFSRVLHRLQKYHMSLCKTANATCKAGKEVVDGARMCITAFGTTEDVFNAECITEACGLSRDAPSDVSRLSEPRSNVANANSLGSSWKKSSLSSSASGRCAVDSPTIRRSPRLATRLSSSASHSSDKFEIVEAEIPTVGSDTPDGDHGPTDPPAGALPRSLSRLILRSSSLSNSFESESSWENISRTSRSAGSCQSSKSSESSGSFFLMKTQDCQTSDPEYDTASGWEFLCKPKALESPNVDSGSCSTTEPSTENSRGTPDELTLGPQTLNPRCDSCLESNTPAGVAPARQYLLSREDYRSLLAGVCHGCLLKRLSSDKAKFKLEHYSTAHDALHLKFSKASGLWTARETCAYIGQSMGLHGTHRTAIWVQFLHQEERLSSYVAKDYRKPTQIQFHLRDVERQMTAQYYVTEFNKRLYDKEVMAQMFFLPSEALLILDGDEIAGCVTVEPYMLGQFVKLTNNIRKKNEELPATEYGLAFGHFTYLHSNCQDVVVDLQGWVTANGKGLTYLTDPQIHSARAPRGPSNLAQSGIDSFLREQHGPQCNKATQNEQLWAFARYLYDALGHRIRLQEIGFYQNKSFTYDALLLYREALMYEINHQEHTCKKRALRVDFHPMAVPRNASLLGQAVVGSSSSPGQGLLVNTWTGKLPDNAPYIVTVTEFGCIPVSTTYKTLPFGWMVTSFFNNVIGISDPNQLNPPDFCQDALHEEPVDFFSLFRVK; encoded by the exons ATGCAAAAGTCCGCCCTTAACCGGAAAGTGAAAGAAAACTTGAAAGCGTGTCAGGTTAG AATGGGCAGCCAGGAAGTCGTCGAGTTGCTCGGGAAGTGCCtcagggcggcggcggcggcggcagcagaAGCAGCAGAAACAGCAGAAACCTCCACTGACGTCGACAGGCACAACTACTGCAGTGTCAGAG ATTCCCTGTGCGCGGAGCTGGCTTTGCTTCTGCAGGAGGCCTCGGAAATGAGGTGGCCCTTCGTGCCCGAGAGGTGGCAGTTCCAGCAGGCCGTCGGCTCCCGAGACAAAAGCAACCTGAACGAGCTCGTGGGCCAGCACCTACCGCAGCTCCTG AACGTCCTGGAGGCCGCCATCGTGGCCCGGGACGCGCGCGCGGCGTTCGCTGTGATATTTTTGCTGGACCGCTTCCTCTACTGGACAGACGAGTCCGGCTCGCTGTTGAAAATCAGCAAGCTGCTTCACAAGCGCTACCGAGGCGCCCCCGTGGCCCCTCAGCTGCTCATACGACAGGCCCGGGTGTACCTCAGCTCAG GCAAACTGCAGAAGGCCGAGCACATACTGAGCCATCTTATTGCCAACAGCGGCAACGCAG GATGTTGGGTGTACCGCTCAGAAAGTGACCGTGCTCTCGTGCAGGCTGTTAGTCTGCAAGTGCGCGGAACGGTTTTGCAAAAACTAG GTCTGTGGGCGGAGGCCGCGGAGCTCGTCTGGGCTTCTCTGGTCGGTTACAACGCGCTGCCTCGACCGGATAAAAAG GGCATCGGAACCTCTCTCGGCATCCTAGCTAACATACTGCTGTCCATGAACGATGAGGACTTCCGTGCTTTCAAGACGATCCCAAACGTTGATTTA TCTTTGCTCGGCGACGCATCCCACCGTCTTCTGTCCGCAGCCAAGGCAGCCGCAATGGCGGTGGTCTACAGCCAGTACACGTCACTCTATGTGCTGACCAATGCG ACAGCCCAAGGGACCTGCTTGCTGTCGTACAGTTTCTCTGCGGCGTGTCTCCCCGCAAAGAGGACCTTCTTCCTGCTACAGGCCAAGGAGGCGTTCGAAGTGGGCCTCCTCGCCAAAGCTCAGGGCGAGGTGGTCCCCAGCAAGCAGGAGCTGCACACCTTCATCAAGGCGGCTTATTCGCTCGTTGTCACTCGCAAATGGCTCGACGGACCTTCTGAGGCCGTGACGCGGTCAACGCGGGCTTGCCAAGAGGCTTTGGCTCGCTTTTACGATTACTGCCACGCGGACGCCCACGACAGAGGAAGCTTCTGCGCGGAAATCATGGGGTCGATGGCTCGAGTCAAGCTGGAGTTGCACGTGGAGCCATTCGTCAATTCCGACAGCCGCTCTTTTATCCCCGATAGCTTCAGAAACATGAGTGGCGCGTTGGCTGATTTCACTTTGGATGACTTCTCCAGGGTGCTGCACAGACTTCAGAAGTATCACATGTCGCTGTGTAAGACCGCAAACGCAACATGTAAGGCCGGGAAAGAGGTAGTGGACGGCGCGAGGATGTGCATTACGGCGTTTGGGACAACGGAGGACGTTTTTAACGCCGAATGCATCACAGAGGCCTGCGGACTTTCAAGGGACGCACCGTCGGATGTTTCTCGACTGTCTGAGCCCCGCAGCAACGTCGCGAATGCAAACAGTCTCGGCTCTTCCTGGAAGAAATCCTCCTTGAGTAGTTCTGCGTCAGGGAGGTGTGCCGTCGACAGCCCCACAATCCGGAGATCACCAAGACTTGCCACCCGCTTGTCTTCCAGTGCAAGTCACAGTTCTGACAAGTTTGAAATAGTAGAAGCTGAAATACCAACCGTGGGCTCCGATACCCCCGATGGTGACCACGGTCCAACGGACCCACCGGCGGGCGCACTGCCGCGGTCCTTATCCCGGCTGATACTGCGATCGAGCTCTCTCAGCAACAGTTTTGAGTCAGAGTCATCGTGGGAAAACATCTCGAGAACATCCAGGTCTGCAGGAAGCTGCCAGAGCAGCAAATCATCTGAGTCCAGCGGGAGCTTCTTTCTCATGAAAACGCAAGATTGCCAAACCAGTGATCCAGAGTATGACACTGCTTCTGGGTGGGAATTCTTGTGCAAGCCCAAAGCGCTGGAGAGCCCTAATGTAGACTCTGGGAGCTGCAGCACCACTGAACCCTCGACAGAAAATTCCCGCGGGACACCAGACGAGTTGACGCTCGGTCCTCAAACGTTGAACCCTCGGTGCGACAGCTGCCTCGAGAGCAACACCCCGGCTGGTGTTGCTCCGGCGAGGCAGTATTTGTTGTCCCGGGAGGACTACCGCAGCCTCCTGGCCGGGGTTTGCCACGGCTGTCTGCTGAAGAGACTGAGCAGCGACAAGGCGAAGTTCAAACTTGAGCACTACAGCACGGCCCACG ATGCGCTACATTTAAAGTTCTCCAAAGCCTCAGGACTGTGGACAGCGAGGGAGACCTGTGCCTATATTGGCCAATCAATGGGCTTGCACGGCACCCACAGAACCGCCATCTGGGTCCAGTTCTTACACCAGGAGGAAAGGCTGAGCAG TTACGTCGCCAAAGACTACCGGAAGCCAACGCAGATCCAGTTTCACCTGAGAGATGTGGAGAGGCAGATGACGGCCCAGTATTACGTGACAGAATTCAACAAGAGGCTCTATGACAAGGAGGTCATGGCCCAGATGTTCTTCCTGCCCTCGGAGGCGCTCTTG ATTTTGGATGGAGATGAGATCGCGGGCTGCGTCACTGTGGAGCCCTACATGCTTGGCCAATTTGTCAAACTCACCAACAACATCAGAAAGAAGAACGAAGAGCTCCCTGCGACGGAGTACGGCCTGGCCTTCGGACATTTCACCTACCTGCACTCCAACTGCCAGGACGTCGTCGTGGACTTGCAag GGTGGGTGACGGCCAATGGCAAAGGGCTGACTTACCTCACGGACCCCCAGATACACTCCGCGAGAGCCCCGCGCGGCCCGTCCAACCTCGCTCAGAGCGGAATCGATTCCTTCCTGCGGGAGCAACACGGACCGCAGTGCAACAAG GCCACACAGAACGAGCAGCTCTGGGCTTTCGCCCGCTACCTGTACGACGCGCTGGGACACAGGATAAGGCTCCAGGAGATTGGATTTTACCAGAATAAGTCTTTTACCTATGATGCTCTTCTTCTCTATAGAGAG GCCCTCATGTACGAGATTAACCATCAGGAACACACGTGCAAGAAAAGAGCCCTGCGGGTAGACTTCCACCCGATGGCGGTCCCCAGAAACGCTTCTCTTTTGGGCCAGGCCGTCGTGGGGAGTTCCTCGAGCCCGGGTCAGGGTCTTCTCGTCAACACGTGGACGGGCAAGCTTCCTGACAACG CGCCCTACATCGTCACGGTCACTGAATTCGGATGCATTCCTGTCTCCACAACCTACAAAACTCTGCCGTTCGGTTGGATGGTGACGAG CTTCTTCAACAACGTCATTGGCATTTCCGACCCCAATCAGCTCAATCCTCCTGACTTCTGCCAAGACGCGCTGCACGAGGAGCCGGTCGACTTCTTTAGCTTGTTCCGTGTGAAATGA
- the alpk1 gene encoding alpha-protein kinase 1 isoform X3, whose amino-acid sequence MGSQEVVELLGKCLRAAAAAAAEAAETAETSTDVDRHNYCSVRDSLCAELALLLQEASEMRWPFVPERWQFQQAVGSRDKSNLNELVGQHLPQLLNVLEAAIVARDARAAFAVIFLLDRFLYWTDESGSLLKISKLLHKRYRGAPVAPQLLIRQARVYLSSGKLQKAEHILSHLIANSGNAGCWVYRSESDRALVQAVSLQVRGTVLQKLGLWAEAAELVWASLVGYNALPRPDKKGIGTSLGILANILLSMNDEDFRAFKTIPNVDLSLLGDASHRLLSAAKAAAMAVVYSQYTSLYVLTNATAQGTCLLSYSFSAACLPAKRTFFLLQAKEAFEVGLLAKAQGEVVPSKQELHTFIKAAYSLVVTRKWLDGPSEAVTRSTRACQEALARFYDYCHADAHDRGSFCAEIMGSMARVKLELHVEPFVNSDSRSFIPDSFRNMSGALADFTLDDFSRVLHRLQKYHMSLCKTANATCKAGKEVVDGARMCITAFGTTEDVFNAECITEACGLSRDAPSDVSRLSEPRSNVANANSLGSSWKKSSLSSSASGRCAVDSPTIRRSPRLATRLSSSASHSSDKFEIVEAEIPTVGSDTPDGDHGPTDPPAGALPRSLSRLILRSSSLSNSFESESSWENISRTSRSAGSCQSSKSSESSGSFFLMKTQDCQTSDPEYDTASGWEFLCKPKALESPNVDSGSCSTTEPSTENSRGTPDELTLGPQTLNPRCDSCLESNTPAGVAPARQYLLSREDYRSLLAGVCHGCLLKRLSSDKAKFKLEHYSTAHDALHLKFSKASGLWTARETCAYIGQSMGLHGTHRTAIWVQFLHQEERLSSYVAKDYRKPTQIQFHLRDVERQMTAQYYVTEFNKRLYDKEVMAQMFFLPSEALLILDGDEIAGCVTVEPYMLGQFVKLTNNIRKKNEELPATEYGLAFGHFTYLHSNCQDVVVDLQGWVTANGKGLTYLTDPQIHSARAPRGPSNLAQSGIDSFLREQHGPQCNKATQNEQLWAFARYLYDALGHRIRLQEIGFYQNKSFTYDALLLYREALMYEINHQEHTCKKRALRVDFHPMAVPRNASLLGQAVVGSSSSPGQGLLVNTWTGKLPDNAPYIVTVTEFGCIPVSTTYKTLPFGWMVTSFFNNVIGISDPNQLNPPDFCQDALHEEPVDFFSLFRVK is encoded by the exons ATGGGCAGCCAGGAAGTCGTCGAGTTGCTCGGGAAGTGCCtcagggcggcggcggcggcggcagcagaAGCAGCAGAAACAGCAGAAACCTCCACTGACGTCGACAGGCACAACTACTGCAGTGTCAGAG ATTCCCTGTGCGCGGAGCTGGCTTTGCTTCTGCAGGAGGCCTCGGAAATGAGGTGGCCCTTCGTGCCCGAGAGGTGGCAGTTCCAGCAGGCCGTCGGCTCCCGAGACAAAAGCAACCTGAACGAGCTCGTGGGCCAGCACCTACCGCAGCTCCTG AACGTCCTGGAGGCCGCCATCGTGGCCCGGGACGCGCGCGCGGCGTTCGCTGTGATATTTTTGCTGGACCGCTTCCTCTACTGGACAGACGAGTCCGGCTCGCTGTTGAAAATCAGCAAGCTGCTTCACAAGCGCTACCGAGGCGCCCCCGTGGCCCCTCAGCTGCTCATACGACAGGCCCGGGTGTACCTCAGCTCAG GCAAACTGCAGAAGGCCGAGCACATACTGAGCCATCTTATTGCCAACAGCGGCAACGCAG GATGTTGGGTGTACCGCTCAGAAAGTGACCGTGCTCTCGTGCAGGCTGTTAGTCTGCAAGTGCGCGGAACGGTTTTGCAAAAACTAG GTCTGTGGGCGGAGGCCGCGGAGCTCGTCTGGGCTTCTCTGGTCGGTTACAACGCGCTGCCTCGACCGGATAAAAAG GGCATCGGAACCTCTCTCGGCATCCTAGCTAACATACTGCTGTCCATGAACGATGAGGACTTCCGTGCTTTCAAGACGATCCCAAACGTTGATTTA TCTTTGCTCGGCGACGCATCCCACCGTCTTCTGTCCGCAGCCAAGGCAGCCGCAATGGCGGTGGTCTACAGCCAGTACACGTCACTCTATGTGCTGACCAATGCG ACAGCCCAAGGGACCTGCTTGCTGTCGTACAGTTTCTCTGCGGCGTGTCTCCCCGCAAAGAGGACCTTCTTCCTGCTACAGGCCAAGGAGGCGTTCGAAGTGGGCCTCCTCGCCAAAGCTCAGGGCGAGGTGGTCCCCAGCAAGCAGGAGCTGCACACCTTCATCAAGGCGGCTTATTCGCTCGTTGTCACTCGCAAATGGCTCGACGGACCTTCTGAGGCCGTGACGCGGTCAACGCGGGCTTGCCAAGAGGCTTTGGCTCGCTTTTACGATTACTGCCACGCGGACGCCCACGACAGAGGAAGCTTCTGCGCGGAAATCATGGGGTCGATGGCTCGAGTCAAGCTGGAGTTGCACGTGGAGCCATTCGTCAATTCCGACAGCCGCTCTTTTATCCCCGATAGCTTCAGAAACATGAGTGGCGCGTTGGCTGATTTCACTTTGGATGACTTCTCCAGGGTGCTGCACAGACTTCAGAAGTATCACATGTCGCTGTGTAAGACCGCAAACGCAACATGTAAGGCCGGGAAAGAGGTAGTGGACGGCGCGAGGATGTGCATTACGGCGTTTGGGACAACGGAGGACGTTTTTAACGCCGAATGCATCACAGAGGCCTGCGGACTTTCAAGGGACGCACCGTCGGATGTTTCTCGACTGTCTGAGCCCCGCAGCAACGTCGCGAATGCAAACAGTCTCGGCTCTTCCTGGAAGAAATCCTCCTTGAGTAGTTCTGCGTCAGGGAGGTGTGCCGTCGACAGCCCCACAATCCGGAGATCACCAAGACTTGCCACCCGCTTGTCTTCCAGTGCAAGTCACAGTTCTGACAAGTTTGAAATAGTAGAAGCTGAAATACCAACCGTGGGCTCCGATACCCCCGATGGTGACCACGGTCCAACGGACCCACCGGCGGGCGCACTGCCGCGGTCCTTATCCCGGCTGATACTGCGATCGAGCTCTCTCAGCAACAGTTTTGAGTCAGAGTCATCGTGGGAAAACATCTCGAGAACATCCAGGTCTGCAGGAAGCTGCCAGAGCAGCAAATCATCTGAGTCCAGCGGGAGCTTCTTTCTCATGAAAACGCAAGATTGCCAAACCAGTGATCCAGAGTATGACACTGCTTCTGGGTGGGAATTCTTGTGCAAGCCCAAAGCGCTGGAGAGCCCTAATGTAGACTCTGGGAGCTGCAGCACCACTGAACCCTCGACAGAAAATTCCCGCGGGACACCAGACGAGTTGACGCTCGGTCCTCAAACGTTGAACCCTCGGTGCGACAGCTGCCTCGAGAGCAACACCCCGGCTGGTGTTGCTCCGGCGAGGCAGTATTTGTTGTCCCGGGAGGACTACCGCAGCCTCCTGGCCGGGGTTTGCCACGGCTGTCTGCTGAAGAGACTGAGCAGCGACAAGGCGAAGTTCAAACTTGAGCACTACAGCACGGCCCACG ATGCGCTACATTTAAAGTTCTCCAAAGCCTCAGGACTGTGGACAGCGAGGGAGACCTGTGCCTATATTGGCCAATCAATGGGCTTGCACGGCACCCACAGAACCGCCATCTGGGTCCAGTTCTTACACCAGGAGGAAAGGCTGAGCAG TTACGTCGCCAAAGACTACCGGAAGCCAACGCAGATCCAGTTTCACCTGAGAGATGTGGAGAGGCAGATGACGGCCCAGTATTACGTGACAGAATTCAACAAGAGGCTCTATGACAAGGAGGTCATGGCCCAGATGTTCTTCCTGCCCTCGGAGGCGCTCTTG ATTTTGGATGGAGATGAGATCGCGGGCTGCGTCACTGTGGAGCCCTACATGCTTGGCCAATTTGTCAAACTCACCAACAACATCAGAAAGAAGAACGAAGAGCTCCCTGCGACGGAGTACGGCCTGGCCTTCGGACATTTCACCTACCTGCACTCCAACTGCCAGGACGTCGTCGTGGACTTGCAag GGTGGGTGACGGCCAATGGCAAAGGGCTGACTTACCTCACGGACCCCCAGATACACTCCGCGAGAGCCCCGCGCGGCCCGTCCAACCTCGCTCAGAGCGGAATCGATTCCTTCCTGCGGGAGCAACACGGACCGCAGTGCAACAAG GCCACACAGAACGAGCAGCTCTGGGCTTTCGCCCGCTACCTGTACGACGCGCTGGGACACAGGATAAGGCTCCAGGAGATTGGATTTTACCAGAATAAGTCTTTTACCTATGATGCTCTTCTTCTCTATAGAGAG GCCCTCATGTACGAGATTAACCATCAGGAACACACGTGCAAGAAAAGAGCCCTGCGGGTAGACTTCCACCCGATGGCGGTCCCCAGAAACGCTTCTCTTTTGGGCCAGGCCGTCGTGGGGAGTTCCTCGAGCCCGGGTCAGGGTCTTCTCGTCAACACGTGGACGGGCAAGCTTCCTGACAACG CGCCCTACATCGTCACGGTCACTGAATTCGGATGCATTCCTGTCTCCACAACCTACAAAACTCTGCCGTTCGGTTGGATGGTGACGAG CTTCTTCAACAACGTCATTGGCATTTCCGACCCCAATCAGCTCAATCCTCCTGACTTCTGCCAAGACGCGCTGCACGAGGAGCCGGTCGACTTCTTTAGCTTGTTCCGTGTGAAATGA